The Miscanthus floridulus cultivar M001 chromosome 6, ASM1932011v1, whole genome shotgun sequence genomic interval actgaaagaataaaaggtaaagaattaccatacccagatgtttctCCTCTAGTCTCACTAATTATcatgtttgctgatttcttttcttgcttatatttgcggtctagacacgcacttgcccaatgcttatcactcccgcaaacaaagcatcctTCAGCTTTCTTGTTGTATTTCTTTTTAACTGTGCAGTCtacttaggctttgcattgttgttctcttgcatgttcttcttctttttattacgagatgcaaatgagtttttcttctgcaccatattggctgCGGAAGACTCAACTTCTTTTCCATAGATGTTTTTTACCCtcaccctctcctcaacatcaagagattcaataagctcagccacgctaaactcttgtctcttgtgttttagagaagtagcaaaatccctccaagaaggtggcagcttagcgattataccgccggccacaaacttgtcgggcaacaaacatggaaaatgttctagttcctttgctagcgccttATCTCATGAGCATGTTCgaccacagaacggttttcaactaTTTTATAGTCATACAACTGCTCTATAAGGTATAGctcactgccagcatcagaaaccccaaactttgcctcaagagcatcccataactctttgcctgatgtgtaagatatgtagtttttctcatacttgggatgaagtaCACTAATCATggcgcctcgaaacaggttatcggcagccaagaactttcgctcctcctcaggagtaaactgttcaggcttcccctgtacggcgtgatagcagttcatcgcagtcaaccacaataccatcttggcacgccatatcatgaaattcttaccatcaaaattatttggctttaaagcagcagcaaaaccactgacagaaaattaccTAACATtaagtttttggattgttaggaatttaggcaattttattatcaatttaatccaaaaaaataacatcagcaggtttgtgatgacatatatgtgcatgtgtatatttcttatgaacactacaacatgcagagatgacatactgaaaatacagtaaaaacacaaagtacatAAATCACatagattagactgtacccagcggagggtcccatgccgagggcatcggaggctccattcacactagtcgacatagtgcgttgctcgaagtcgcggactacagtcgatgcaggaagatgttcgcagtgcagtcccacgaatggATCATCAGAAAGAAGACACCTTGATGTTCCACAGGCAATCACCGAGAAGAAGATGTGcgtggacgagcagtcgtggatcgctccccaaaaacctaatcgccgggCACCCCGTGCAAGATTCtctggcggacgagggttccggaggcacctgctctcccgctactccgtgcgcgcagaggtacgggacggggaaaccAGAAGGCTGCGGAAgtgtggttctctcgggagtggttgcgGAAGGACTTAATCTGGGCTGACGCATGACTCGGATATATGGACGGGGAGAagagaggcagcggagaatcccgtCAGTAACAGccgcaatcagttcgcctccaccatcaaggggagtaactcccgttgttatgtggattaagtggcaaaagactggtcaAACACGTCCGCTCGCTCGTTGCCCGCCTGCCACGGCCCcggcccggtggcggcggcgcgcgcgtgtgtggCACGCTTTTATcctttttctcagcttctcaatttagatgaataatttccaaccatataagctgagttagcgttcagtcaaaatcacatatggtattaaaccatataatgcttaatgttacgcaccatagaattttatttgatttattaaatattatatgagccaagcccatattatatccaacaaaaaCTTGTCTTTCCCTTCACTGACAAGCGTGATGCACAAATCCAGGAGCAGTGACCCAGATCCGCCGCCACCAAGAAGTCTCCACTGTCACGCTCTACTGGAATCAACAGTCACGTCGATGCGACTCCATCATTTCCAGAAGTCTCAAACCGGTCGTTAGCTGTTAGCACATACAGAACGTTAGCTGGAATGTCACGCATTTTTTTTGACGGGATGGAATGTCACGCATTATTCTATCTACCAAGCAAAGCGTCGAAAACAATGGGAGAAATCAAGTGAAATCCTGGCTGCGTTCTCCCAAACATCCTCATGATATGTTTACATGTGACGCACGCGCATGTTCTTCTTTTTCGAAAGGAAATGCGTGTTCATGTTGTTCTAAACGTCTCCTCATCGTATCATCATCATTCATCATATTTCGTAAACAGGCTGTCCATGTATATGTATAGAATGGAGTTACCTCGTTGACCACACATCATCAGGCCAGGACAGAAAAAAATATATCATTGAATCGTATTGCCGCTTTCTGCTAGCTCATCGTCCAAGCTaagctgccccccccccccccccccccccccttaataataaaataaattcattcTAAAATAACAGTTCGCTACAGATCTTTGCGATCTCCATGGTTAAGGCTGGAACTTTGTTCTAAAAAAATCTTTTCCGATCTCACTAATGTTTAGAGGTGTGTGTATATAGCTTCGTATTTAATACGGTGCTGTATATATACGAAGTATAGTGGTTGAAATTAAACTAGTCCAAATATGTCAGTGACGTGCTGTACCACGTTTGTCCATGTGAGTCTCGTATGGCCAGGTCGCGGCGACTAAAGAGAAGAGAATTTGTCAAGGAATAAAACGAATCCGTTCCATCCATCCAATTAATACCTGTTGCTTGCACTTGCACTTGCCCGTTCAACGCCTGCCCAGCCaagggaagaagagaagggagAGGGGAAGCATCAGGAGATGTCATCCCCTCACCAAATCCGCAGCCCCCGGTGTTGACTCCCCGGCCGGGCCGGTTCGCCAGCCAATCCATAAAGACCGCGGGGCGGCTACCTCTGCTAGCTAGCGCGGACGATCCGGCCTCCCCGGCTTTCTGATCGCGGTCGCGGCACGCGTTCGGTCGGTCCAAGCGAAAACTAGCCCGGCCGGCGCACAGGGAGATCGAGAGGGAGAGGACTACTAGGATCAGCCAGCAGCGCTGGGTAGCGAGCGAGCCGCGGGCGCCATGAGCTTGGCGGGGCGGCGCAAGTCGTCgctcgcgggcgcgggcgcgggagccGGGGCCGACGCGTTCGGCGCGAAGCACGCCGTGACGTCGCTGCGCAAGGGCGGGCGGCTGCCGGTGTACGTGGCGAGCGTCTTCTTCGTCCTCTGCGTCATCGTCATGTACGGCGAGGACATCCGGTCGCTCACGATCGAGCCGCTGACGCGCGTGCCCGAGCTAACGGTGCCGGCCACCACCacgggtggtggtgggggtggccgGCAAGTGGTGGTGCCCCGGCGAGACATCTCCGCTTCGGAGAAGCCCGCCGCCGCGTTGCACCACAGCGAGCAGGAGAAGCCGAAGCACGCGGTgaccacgacgacggagccgacgaagacGGAGCCGGCGCCGGTGGTTGTCGTCGAGAAGCCGCCGCAGAGTAAGGTGGCCGGCACCACCAAGAGCCAGAAGAAGACGTCCAAGAAGAAGGCGAAGAAGCCCCGCAGGCAGCGCGCGGCGAAGAAGACGGTGGTGCCTCCCGCGCTGGGCGTGCCGGAGACGTGCGACCTGTCCAAGGGCCGGTGGGTGTTCGACAACACGAGCTACCCGCTGTACCGGGAGGAGGAGTGCCAGTTCCTGACGTCGCAGGTTACGTGCATGAAGAACGGCCGCCGCGACGACACCTACCAGAAGTGGCGGTGGCAGCCCAAGGACTGCTCCATGCCCAGGTACGACACCTACCAGAAGTGGCCTCGGCTGGCTGTGGCTATATGCATGTCATGCGCATCAACGGCAAGGCTTTCAATTCCATTGCAGGTTCGACGCGAAGCTGTTCATGGAGCGGCTACGGGGCAAGCGGTTCATGTTCGTGGGGGACTCGCTGAACCGCAACCAGTGGGAATCCATGGTGTGTCTGGTGCAGTCGGCAGTCTCGCCGGGGAAGAAGTACGTCAGTTGGGAGGGCCAGCGCGTCGTCTTCCACGCCTGGGTGCGTCTCCCGTCCCCCACCCTTTCTGCCCGCTTTAGGATTCGTGCCGCCCGGGATAATCCTCGACATCTAGTAGCCCGGCCCACGGGTGCCCTCGATAATACTGCAAGCAATTCGTTCCAGTTTCCACGCAGGCAGCCGTTGTTTGTTTTTCAACCGTGACGCGTGCCCGTTGGTGACGGCTAGCTAGGTGCACCAACCTCGCGTTTTTTTTCCCTGGACGACGGGGCCGTCGCTGACCAGGCCGCCAGCAGCCCTGCGTGTGTgtttccttcctcgaaatgaaaTAAACTGACGAACCAACCCGAACCGCCTTTTGGTGCGGCCGGGTGCTGAAAATGCAGGAGTTCAACGCGACGGTGGAGTTCTACTGGGCGCCGTTCCTGGTGGAGTCGAACTCGGACGACCCCAAGATCCACAGCATCCAGCACCGGATCATCAAGGCGGACACGATCGGGGCGCACGCCGAGAACTGGCGCGGCGTCGACTACCTCGTCTTCAACACCTACATCTGGTGGATGAACACGATGGACATGAAAGTCATGTACGACGACGGCGACGAACCCGGCCACCACCCCGTTTGACACGAGCGCGCTCCCGGAACGGAACTTGATCGTTTACACGCATACTCGCAGGAGACCGGGCGCCAAGAGCTGGGAGGAGCATGACGAGGTGGTGCGGATCCAGGCGTACCGGAAGGTGCTCACGACGTGGGCGAGTTGGGTGAACGACAACATCGACCCGGCGCGCACGTCCGTCTTCTTCATGAGCATGTCCCCTCTCCATATCAGGTATATTCTACTAGTacatttttatttattattatttccCACCCGATTTTTTTATGTTCTTTATTATTCTCAATCATGCGTAGTATTAGATTCCACTCCATTTCATAGCTTGAACATCGAACAAGTACGCACGATGGGATCAAGGGCAAGGCACGTACACAGTGCACGCTCAACTGCCCAACACTGCAGAAacgtactactactagtagttaGCCTGTAGTTAACTCTTAATTAGCGTCGCGACGCGTCACGCGTGTGGGGGCGCCGCGCCCGAGCCTTTGGTCGTTTCGCACAGCAAAGGGTAATGCACAGTACATGGCTGCGCAGTGCGCGTGCGTGGTGGTGCCGGTTCCTGCCAATGCGATCCGTAGCGTAGCGTAGCGCCGCATGGTTTGGTGGCGGAGTGGGCGCGGGCCGACTCGACCGCCGCGGTCGGCTCCCGTCATGCCGTTGCCGTGGGCGAAACGGCCAGCGCGCTCGCGCGGGGTCGCTGTCTCGCTGTGCAGAGTCGAGGGAAAAGCGCGCGTCACGTCGGGACGAGTGGCTGGAGATGTCAGAGTCAGACCCCCTCCCGCGGGTGCTTGGGTCGGGGGTACGTATTCAGGGTCTGGGCGTACTCCTCCTCCTAGGGTGTGCGTcctgtggcggtggtgaccgggcgACGCGAGTCTGTTTGGCCTTTTTTGATATATGGTAAATGAATGAAACACGCTGTTCGCCTCGATCGGCTGTGAATTCGGGGTATGAGAAACGTTACCAGCGAACAGTGCACCTGACGCGACTTACTGAAATTAGATGTAATGTAGCTATACTCATGTATCAAGCGTTTGACATTTCAGCCCACGTGTAGTGCAATACGCTGCGTAGTGGTAGCTggtcacatgcatggagtacCGATCCCAACGAGGGGCACAGTACTCAGCTCTAGTAGGGTCTTGTTTAGataccatccaaattccaagttttttcactctctctctatcacatcaatttttagccgcttgcatggagtattaaatgtaggtaaaaaaataactaattacacagtttagttggaaatcacgagatgaatcttttgaacctagttggtccacgattgaacaatatttaccaaataagacgaaaatagtACTATTTATTGGGTTCAAAAAATTTGTAAAGTGAACTAGGCCTAGATGTCTGTTGTTTGTTTCACTTCACTGGTACTGTAATCCAGTCTCCAGTACGTACTGCGGCAGGAGAACTCAGAGTTGTGCATACCTGTCTGGTCACATGGGCCATCGAATTATTTGCACCAAGTCACAAACCAACCAGATGTGTCGAAGCTTCCAATCGATATTCTCCCTTGGCCGCCGGCTGCTGCCATCCGTGATTAACCCCATCATGCGCCAATGATCATGATTCGTCCCGTTCGCTCAGAGGAATCTGAATAaatctggagaaatttgtgagagaaaaatactgtttcggatgaaaaaaaaagTAGATCAAACCAGATTTAAAGACACGCGAACAGGGCCGATGGGGCTAGCGACGTATCCTAGGTGGATTCGTAGTTGTGGCATCACGGGGTTAGAAATGCTCCGTCGCCACTGCACTGGCGTCGGTCGTTGGCGCATCAGTACTATACCTTTTCTTATCCCGTGGCCGGAATTTTAGGATCTTAGAGAGAACAGTTTTTAAGTTGGTCGAGTTATGAAACCGGTTCTTTGAGACCGCGATCACGTTCCAGCCTGAAGATTGGGGGTGGATGAGATGGAAGTCTCCTCATCTGACGACGATTAATCCTACTTGCATCTGACGCTATGCTTTTTTTTAGTTGCGTAGTTCGGGCTCAAAGCTGAATCCTCTCTTGAGAGTCAGCACCGGAGTTCTTAATTAGTATCCGTCGCCAgtattgtattgtattgtatttGCATATTCATTTAGCATGCCAATGTATTGCATATTCATTTAGCATGCCAATTGTATTTGCATATTCATTTAGCATGCCAAGTGCCAGTTCTAAATTATTGCCTTGCCTGCATCTATCACACACTGACAAACGGAATGGCCACACGCGGCTCGGCTACTAGTAGTAGGATCAAACGGAAGGTTGCATTGGTCACCCATCGCCACGGACAATCCGTTTGACAACGATCTGTCCAGCCAGTTGGCCCGGGGATGACGCATTGCGCAGGCTCACCTAAAGCATCCTGGAACAAAAAGAAAGTTAAGGATGGGGACCTATCAGGGAAGTGATAGATGTGTTAGGTTCCGTGAAGCAAACCACTTTGAATTCCCAGAGCTGTATATTTCTTTTTAGCTAGAGAAGAGATTCCCCATTTGTCTTTGGTGGTTGTTTTATGCAAGGAGGTTTGGATGTGGTGACTGAACATACCGAATGGACCCCACCGGGCACTGCGTGTTGTGTTTCATTCGCTAGCCTGAAACTGTAATGGAAAGATCGGTACCAATCAAAATCGTGGACTGTTTCATTCGCGACCTGCGTCCACGGACGGAGCACTTACCTAGCCTGGAGTAGTTGGAGGCATGTCACGTCGAAAGATACAGTTGAGGCTCCGCGAACCAGAGAACAAGTGACGATTGCGGCGCTATATCGCACAACGCGTGTTTGGCAATTCAAAATTCACATCACGCGTGGTAGAAATCTGAATCGATTTGGTTCCCTGTTTCCATTTGTTTTTTTAAGGGCGCTCGATATGTTATGCAGTGATGAAATAGCAAATTTACAAATTTGTACTCAAAACTGACGATGTTTTATTCGTCTTGTGTTAAAAAAATAACAGCCCGCAGGTGTGGGGCAACCCGGACGGGATCCGGTGCGCCAAGGAGACGATGCCGCTGCTGGACTGGCACGGCCCGCTGTGGCTGGGCATGGACTGGGACATGTTCCACCAGGCGAAGAACGTCTCCCGCCGGGCGTCGCCGCGGGTGCCCATCACCTTCGTCGACATCACCACCATGTCGGAGCGGCGCAAGGACGGGCACACCTCGGTGCACACCATCCGGCAGGGGAAGGTGCTGGGCCCCGAGGAGCAGGCGGACCCGGGCACCTACGCCGACTGCATCCACTGGTGCCTCCCCGGCGTGCCCGACATCTGGAACCTCGTGCTCTACACACGGATACTCTCCAGGCCTGCACTCCAGTTCGAGTAGAAACTGGTAGATGCAGAGGACAGATCGTCGCCAATTCGATTCATAGGCTGGGATGGCCGTGGCATGGCTGGTGGGTTATACTTATACACACACAATCATCATCGGTTCAGACAGGAAAATTTTCTCCTCCTTTCCTTCACATTCTCTCTGGCCTTTTTTCGATGCCGAAAGATGCCTTTGGTTTGTTTGTTTATTATATAGGGGTGGTATAGGTCAAGTGAAAAGAGACTGTAAATGGGCGGGCTGTGAGATTGACTGCCCCAGAAATGTACATTCGGTGTAACAGAAGCTGGAATGAAAGAGATGAACAAATATGGTTTACACAGAAACGGGCACTCGCATAGGTCCACCGGTCCACCctgacccgcagcacagattcgTGCCCTCGTGGGGCGCCTTTTCTGCGCGCAGGTTGGTGTGGATGTCTTGTCGTCGCGCACTCTTTTGCACGGACGGGCACGGGAGGCAGATCGAGAGGTGATGGAGTTGAAGGCCCTTTTTAGCAGGTGGCCGTCCTGCCTGGCCGCCTCATCGTTTTGGTGCACAGCTCCCTGATCCAACTGCGAAGGCCGAGCGAGCGAGCGATGAGAGAACAACGAGAAACGGACAGCAGCAGAGGTTGAGGGAAGGTGCGGTGCGGAGGTTGGCATCATGCCGTTGCTGGAGCGTGCGCGCTGGACTGGACTCAATTGGGATAGCCGGATAGGTTCTGCGCTGCTTTTGGCGTTCGCTGTGGCACTGAAACTCCCGTATCTCCTTTGCCCTGAACGGATGGACCTGTGGCTGTGGCAGTGGCAGACTGAGGTGTGAGACAGATGCAGTACTGACGCGAGTGCGGAGACGACTTCCGTTCTTTTTGGACGGagaaagtagtagtagtagaaagcAAGGACGTAGCGTGATCTTTCTTAGAGGCAGTACAAAGCAGTTACCACTTCCTCGCTCTTAGATAAAAAATAGTAATTTTAGTTGGAGTAATGAAAAGTCAAATTATTTTGAGTTTcgtcaaaaaaaattaaaaatattttAATATTTGTTATACTAAATTAGTTATTCGGCATGAAATACGCTTTCATAGTATACGTATTTTGTGTGATAATATTGATTATTTTCGATTATATTTGACAAACTTTAGAAATAATGCTTAGAATAGAGCTAAAATTGCATCTTTATCGTCTTTAGTCATTTTTAAAGCAGGTTTATCGAAaaacatatcaatatttataacacAAAATAGCTATACTACGAAAATATAATTCATGTTGGATCTAACACTTATTTAGTATAATAAATATTATGTCAAAATTATCGTATACTCCCTGCCTACCAAATTAAATGTTAAAATGTTCAATATAAACTCAATTGAACTTTAAATTATTTGACTCGACATTATGTTAAAATTATTGCATACtccattgtcggtgtttcgtaaaccggactagtaaacttatatgattgccgcgctgctccaggaagacgatggtagcatccaaaagacacgaggatttatattggttcaggccagagccctacgtccagtctcagagattaTCGAGTGCGTATTCCTCGCTTGAattctctgaagttcttacaatagagggcgcaagaatggtggaagaggaagaagaactagagctaggagatgggcagcccgaagggaagcttcaggagccctgCTACGATGGAGAATGGGTGAATGAGTAGAGGACTCAGAATGTCTGGAAAGGGTGCCCTGGTTGCCTTTATATAAAGTTCGGGGCCAGAGCACATACAAAGCAGGAGGTTCCCCCGACCGAAGGTCgtgagcccgagggagggccgaggctaacttggcttgcaagctacgtcgTCTTATGGAGCACGTCCGGGCGTGGCAGTCACCATCGTCTTGTGGTCATGTCGCGGCATGGTGCTTTTGCGCCAGTCGTGGCGGCACTGTAGGCACGACAGTGGTGCGCCTGCCGTCCTGTGCGACATGGTCTCCGTCATCGTCTCCTGATTTTCTGGGGCGTTGTACTGGAGTTGGTAGCCGTCCCTCAGTCGTCGATCGCCTTTATATCTTGAGGAACTAAAGGCCACGATCCCGATCCTTGGGGTCGTGGTTCTCGTCGGTCCGGGTGGCTTTCAAGTCAAAGCCTtagtcgtggatcccatcccgtagtgggtggggTCGTACATGCATCTTGTCGGCCCGTATCTGGCCGGTGGTCATCGTGCCCGTCGTCGCCGCTTTGGGCGGTATTGTCTTGTCTGTGCGGCATACCacagggatggcgtctgaccggaccgaggtgactGATGTCTCCGCGGTCCTTGCGGGGTAAGTGTGGCGTTCTTGTTGTCCGAACACACATGCTTGGCTAGGCTCGACCTCACCACGTTCCTCCTAGGAGTCGTGATGGAGGAGAGGTCGTGCGCCCTTCAAGCGCTGTACGGCTAAGGCACGAGGAAGGGGTCGTGGCTGACCCCGGCCTTAGCGTCCGACCTGGTTTGCTTGGCTTAGCTGGACCTCGATCGCTcgggccttcgctagctgatgtaTTGTGGGCCgcgtggcctgctaactaatcaatGCCCTGAGACACCCCGGGGTTATAACCCCAATAGCCTACATATCAAAATAAATGTACATATCGTATTTTGAGTAGACCAATATATAAAAATGTACTAATATGTATGATGCCAAATAAACActattattagattaatcatgatatatatttttatagtaaccaatttatagatataaatattgatattattttttataaattcaattaaatttcaaattAATTGACTCGCAATGCGAAATATACACTTGTACGAAGGGAGTACTATTTTCGGGACAAATGTAGTACTACCATTAGCTATAAAACGAATGAACGTCAGGACACGAGCAGTATAGTGACTTTTGCCGTCGGATGTGTA includes:
- the LOC136456764 gene encoding xylan O-acetyltransferase 1-like, producing MSLAGRRKSSLAGAGAGAGADAFGAKHAVTSLRKGGRLPVYVASVFFVLCVIVMYGEDIRSLTIEPLTRVPELTVPATTTGGGGGGRQVVVPRRDISASEKPAAALHHSEQEKPKHAVTTTTEPTKTEPAPVVVVEKPPQSKVAGTTKSQKKTSKKKAKKPRRQRAAKKTVVPPALGVPETCDLSKGRWVFDNTSYPLYREEECQFLTSQVTCMKNGRRDDTYQKWRWQPKDCSMPRFDAKLFMERLRGKRFMFVGDSLNRNQWESMVCLVQSAVSPGKKYVSWEGQRVVFHAWEFNATVEFYWAPFLVESNSDDPKIHSIQHRIIKADTIGAHAENWRGVDYLVFNTYIWWMNTMDMKVMRPGAKSWEEHDEVVRIQAYRKVLTTWASWVNDNIDPARTSVFFMSMSPLHISPQVWGNPDGIRCAKETMPLLDWHGPLWLGMDWDMFHQAKNVSRRASPRVPITFVDITTMSERRKDGHTSVHTIRQGKVLGPEEQADPGTYADCIHWCLPGVPDIWNLVLYTRILSRPALQFE